In a genomic window of Arthrobacter woluwensis:
- a CDS encoding FAD-binding monooxygenase, with product MQFHHHGYVSGDPRIQPAAGVGLDRPDELPDEVDVLIVGTGPAGITLAAQLSQFPDVTTRIIERRPGRLEVGQADGIQARSVETFQAFGFAQRITEEAYRITEMAFWKPNPEQPGDIIRTAVAPDDPSGVSEFPHLIVNQARVQDYFLEFMKNSPTRNRPDYGWEFVGLEVADDGGDHPVSVTLRRTAGAEEGSERVIRAKFVVGGDGARSKVRDAIGRKPVGDQAFHAWGVMDVLADTDFPDIRRKCAIQSHDGGSILHIPREGNHLFRMYVDLGEVPHDDSGKVRLTSQEEVERRANQILHPYTLTVRHVAWRSVYEVGHRVTDRFDDVPAEEVGSRTPRVFIMGDACHTHSAKAGQGMNVSIQDGFNLGWKLGHVLEGRAPLSLLDTYSAERQVVAQNLIDFDKEWSSLMAARPDEMADPAELERFYVQTAEFPAGFMTEYTPSLIVGTADHQDLATGFPLGKRFKSAEVTRVCDGNPVHLGHHARADGRWRIYVFAGRDGLDPASETAGLGRWLGESPDSPLAATPAGLDTDAWFDAKVIYQQPHLDIDITTAPEVFLPRTGPFQVVDYEKVYAADPQHDVFDARGIDRDGVIVVVRPDQYVAQVLPLTARDQLAGFFAQACPKPSHS from the coding sequence GTGCAGTTCCACCACCATGGGTACGTATCCGGCGACCCGCGAATCCAGCCGGCCGCGGGCGTCGGGCTCGATCGCCCGGATGAGCTGCCGGATGAGGTGGACGTCCTCATCGTCGGCACGGGGCCCGCGGGCATCACCCTCGCCGCGCAGCTGTCCCAGTTCCCGGACGTCACCACCCGCATCATCGAGCGCCGTCCGGGCCGGCTCGAAGTGGGACAGGCCGACGGCATTCAGGCGCGCAGCGTCGAGACCTTCCAGGCGTTCGGCTTCGCCCAACGGATCACCGAGGAGGCGTACCGGATCACCGAGATGGCGTTCTGGAAGCCGAACCCCGAGCAGCCCGGCGACATCATCCGCACCGCCGTGGCGCCGGATGACCCCAGCGGGGTCAGCGAGTTCCCGCACCTCATCGTGAATCAGGCCCGCGTGCAGGACTACTTCCTGGAATTCATGAAGAACTCTCCCACCCGCAACCGGCCGGACTACGGCTGGGAGTTCGTGGGCCTCGAGGTCGCTGACGACGGCGGCGACCACCCCGTGTCAGTCACGCTGCGCCGCACCGCGGGTGCGGAGGAGGGTTCCGAGAGGGTGATCCGGGCCAAGTTCGTGGTGGGCGGCGACGGCGCGCGCAGCAAGGTCCGCGACGCCATCGGCCGCAAGCCGGTGGGCGATCAGGCCTTCCACGCCTGGGGAGTCATGGACGTCCTCGCGGACACCGACTTCCCGGACATCCGCCGCAAGTGCGCCATCCAGTCCCACGACGGCGGCAGCATCCTTCACATTCCCCGGGAAGGCAACCACCTCTTCCGCATGTACGTGGACCTCGGCGAGGTGCCGCACGACGACTCGGGCAAGGTCCGTCTGACCAGCCAGGAGGAAGTGGAACGCCGGGCCAACCAGATCCTGCACCCCTACACCCTGACCGTGCGGCATGTCGCATGGCGGAGCGTTTACGAGGTGGGGCACCGTGTCACGGACCGCTTCGACGACGTCCCTGCCGAGGAGGTAGGCTCCCGGACGCCGCGGGTGTTCATCATGGGCGACGCCTGCCACACTCACAGCGCCAAGGCCGGGCAGGGTATGAACGTCTCCATCCAGGACGGCTTCAACCTGGGCTGGAAGCTCGGGCACGTGCTGGAAGGCCGGGCGCCGCTCTCCCTGCTCGACACCTACTCCGCCGAACGTCAGGTGGTGGCGCAGAATCTGATCGACTTCGACAAGGAGTGGTCCAGTCTCATGGCGGCCCGTCCGGACGAGATGGCCGATCCCGCGGAACTGGAGCGTTTCTATGTCCAGACCGCGGAGTTCCCCGCCGGGTTCATGACCGAATACACCCCGTCGCTGATCGTCGGGACCGCTGACCACCAGGATCTCGCCACCGGCTTCCCGCTGGGCAAGCGCTTCAAGTCCGCCGAGGTCACCCGGGTGTGCGACGGCAACCCCGTGCACCTCGGTCATCACGCCCGGGCCGATGGCCGCTGGCGCATCTACGTCTTCGCGGGCCGTGACGGCCTGGATCCGGCGTCGGAGACCGCCGGACTCGGGCGGTGGCTGGGGGAGTCCCCGGACTCACCGCTCGCCGCCACCCCGGCCGGTCTGGACACGGACGCCTGGTTCGACGCCAAGGTGATCTACCAGCAGCCCCATCTGGACATCGACATCACCACGGCGCCGGAGGTCTTCCTACCCCGCACCGGGCCGTTCCAGGTCGTCGACTATGAAAAGGTCTACGCCGCCGATCCGCAGCATGACGTCTTCGACGCCCGCGGCATCGACCGGGACGGCGTGATCGTCGTGGTCCGCCCCGACCAGTACGTCGCGCAGGTCCTTCCGCTCACGGCTCGGGACCAACTGGCCGGATTCTTCGCGCAGGCCTGCCCGAAGCCCTCGCACTCCTGA
- a CDS encoding thiamine pyrophosphate-binding protein, with the protein MPTVSQHVAIALSRHIDQVFGLMGNGNAYFLDSILRDTDATFTAVRHEAGAVVAADAHYRASGRIAAATTTYGAGFTNTLTALAEAAQARIPLVLIVGDEPTSGPRPWDVDQIALASAVGVRTYTVGRLDAAATTIIAIEHALAYRLPVVLAIPYDVPTLEAGDVPATPPLRLPQPQAPAPFTEAAIARVAEALAQAERPLLLAGRGAHLAGAGPALGALADATGAVTSSSALGRGVFPDERFDLGVTGGFGAPGAMELIREADVAIVFGASLNPFTMRFGELFAPDTRVVQVDIAPAATHPRVGDYLQGDARLVAEALTAALDGARASGWRDTVDVATLRTQDPGESELADGRLDPRLAAARIAELLPEDRIVVSDGGHFIAWANMFWPVASPTRMIMVGTAYQSIGLGFPSVAGAAQADPDATIVLTTGDGGGLMALSDLETAVRTAGGRGLCVVWNDGAYGAEVNLYGLKGLAEDPMLIPDVDFAALGSAVGAEGVVVRRIEDLDRLAEWASRPAGERPFLVLDLRISRSVIAPYQREVIRVNS; encoded by the coding sequence ATGCCCACCGTCTCTCAGCACGTCGCGATCGCACTCTCCCGTCACATCGATCAGGTCTTCGGCCTCATGGGCAACGGGAACGCCTACTTCCTGGATTCGATCCTGCGCGACACGGACGCCACCTTCACCGCCGTGCGGCACGAGGCCGGCGCCGTGGTGGCGGCGGATGCGCACTACCGCGCATCCGGCCGCATCGCCGCGGCCACCACCACCTACGGCGCCGGGTTCACCAACACGCTGACCGCCCTGGCGGAAGCGGCCCAGGCCCGCATCCCGCTGGTGCTGATCGTCGGGGACGAGCCGACCTCCGGCCCGCGCCCCTGGGATGTGGACCAGATCGCCCTCGCGTCCGCCGTCGGGGTCCGCACGTACACCGTGGGGCGCCTCGACGCGGCGGCGACCACCATCATCGCGATCGAACACGCCCTCGCGTACCGGCTCCCGGTGGTCCTCGCCATCCCCTACGACGTGCCCACGCTGGAGGCCGGCGACGTCCCCGCCACCCCCCCGCTCCGCCTCCCGCAGCCCCAGGCGCCGGCCCCCTTCACCGAGGCCGCCATCGCACGCGTGGCCGAGGCCCTCGCTCAGGCCGAACGGCCGCTCCTGCTCGCCGGTCGCGGAGCGCATCTCGCCGGCGCCGGCCCCGCCCTTGGAGCTCTCGCGGACGCCACCGGGGCCGTCACCTCCTCCAGCGCGCTCGGACGCGGCGTTTTCCCCGACGAGCGATTCGACCTCGGGGTGACCGGCGGCTTCGGGGCGCCTGGCGCCATGGAGCTCATCCGGGAAGCGGACGTGGCGATCGTTTTCGGCGCGTCGCTGAACCCCTTCACCATGCGGTTCGGCGAGCTGTTCGCGCCGGACACCCGCGTGGTGCAGGTGGACATCGCTCCGGCCGCGACCCATCCCCGCGTGGGCGACTATCTGCAGGGTGACGCGCGCCTGGTGGCGGAAGCACTCACCGCGGCCCTCGACGGCGCACGGGCGTCGGGCTGGCGGGACACCGTGGACGTCGCGACCCTCCGCACGCAGGACCCCGGAGAGTCCGAGCTGGCCGACGGCCGGCTTGATCCCCGGCTGGCAGCCGCGCGGATCGCCGAACTTCTGCCGGAGGACCGGATCGTGGTGAGCGACGGCGGGCACTTCATCGCCTGGGCCAACATGTTCTGGCCGGTGGCCTCGCCCACCCGCATGATCATGGTCGGCACCGCGTACCAGTCGATCGGGCTGGGTTTCCCCAGCGTCGCCGGCGCGGCTCAGGCCGACCCTGATGCGACGATCGTCCTCACGACCGGCGACGGCGGCGGCCTGATGGCGCTGTCCGATCTGGAGACCGCGGTGCGGACCGCCGGCGGCCGGGGCCTGTGCGTGGTCTGGAACGACGGCGCGTACGGGGCCGAGGTCAACCTCTACGGTCTCAAAGGCCTGGCCGAGGATCCCATGCTCATCCCGGATGTGGACTTCGCCGCCCTGGGCAGCGCCGTGGGGGCCGAAGGCGTGGTGGTGCGGCGCATCGAGGATCTCGACCGGCTCGCCGAGTGGGCCTCCCGTCCGGCGGGAGAGCGCCCCTTCCTCGTGCTCGACCTGAGGATCTCGCGCTCGGTGATCGCGCCGTACCAGCGCGAAGTCATCCGCGTGAACAGCTGA
- a CDS encoding MFS transporter, which translates to MNEKSPVLTRPEASSTDRRRVLFATVVGTTVEWYDYFIYASAAGLVFGHLFFEPAGKGIGTILAFLTVGISFLFRPLGAFLAGHFGDKYGRRIVLVVTLILMGVSTVLIGLLPGYAQAGLLAPILLIVLRILQGISAGGEWGGAVLMAVEHAPRNRRGLYGAMPQIGVPIGLLLASAMLAIMNVLFPGEAFLGWGWRIPFLFSVVLILVGYWVRRRVEESPVFTEIAARKEQTGMPVVRLFARFTPLVLLAALVFAGNNAAGYMTTGGYVQNYATNPDGPVGLDRGSVLWAVTASSVSWLVSTFVAGWLSDRIGRKNTYLIGWVLQGSAVLALFPLVNTANPGLLALGLILLTLGLGFTYGPQSAWYSEMFPASVRFSGVSISYAIGAIVGGAFAPTIAAWLQQTTGTSQSVTWYLLGMTVVGLIATLLLRDRRGIDLSPTAEEEQSRGVYAWQR; encoded by the coding sequence ATGAACGAGAAATCCCCTGTCCTCACCCGCCCGGAAGCGTCCTCCACGGACCGCCGGCGGGTCCTCTTCGCCACCGTCGTCGGAACCACCGTCGAGTGGTACGACTACTTCATTTACGCCTCCGCCGCGGGGCTCGTCTTCGGACACCTGTTCTTCGAGCCCGCCGGGAAGGGGATCGGGACCATCCTGGCCTTCCTCACGGTGGGCATCAGCTTCCTCTTCCGCCCTCTCGGGGCCTTCCTCGCCGGGCATTTCGGTGACAAGTACGGCCGCCGGATCGTCCTGGTGGTGACGCTGATCCTGATGGGCGTCTCGACCGTGCTCATCGGCCTGCTGCCGGGCTACGCGCAGGCGGGTCTGCTCGCACCGATTCTTCTCATCGTCCTGCGGATTCTTCAGGGGATCTCGGCCGGTGGCGAGTGGGGCGGCGCGGTGCTCATGGCCGTCGAGCACGCCCCGCGGAACCGGCGAGGGCTCTACGGGGCCATGCCGCAGATCGGCGTGCCGATCGGGCTGCTCCTCGCCAGCGCGATGCTCGCCATCATGAACGTGCTCTTCCCGGGCGAAGCCTTCCTCGGCTGGGGCTGGCGCATCCCGTTCCTCTTCTCGGTGGTCCTGATCCTCGTGGGCTACTGGGTGCGCCGCCGGGTGGAGGAGAGCCCGGTGTTCACCGAGATCGCCGCCCGCAAGGAGCAGACAGGCATGCCCGTGGTGCGGCTTTTCGCCCGGTTCACGCCGCTGGTCCTCCTGGCCGCCCTCGTGTTCGCCGGCAACAACGCCGCGGGGTACATGACCACCGGCGGCTATGTGCAGAACTACGCCACCAATCCGGACGGGCCGGTGGGTCTGGACCGCGGTTCGGTGCTGTGGGCCGTGACCGCGTCGTCGGTGAGCTGGCTCGTGTCCACCTTCGTGGCCGGCTGGCTGAGCGACCGCATCGGCCGCAAGAACACCTATCTGATCGGGTGGGTGCTCCAAGGATCGGCGGTCCTGGCGCTGTTCCCGCTGGTCAACACCGCCAACCCCGGCCTGCTGGCCCTGGGGCTCATCCTGCTCACGCTCGGGCTCGGGTTCACCTACGGCCCGCAGTCGGCCTGGTACTCCGAGATGTTCCCGGCGTCCGTGCGCTTCTCCGGTGTCTCGATCTCGTACGCCATCGGGGCCATCGTCGGCGGCGCCTTCGCTCCGACCATCGCCGCCTGGCTCCAGCAGACCACCGGCACGTCCCAGTCCGTGACGTGGTACCTGCTGGGCATGACCGTCGTGGGTCTGATCGCCACACTGCTCCTCCGGGACCGGCGGGGCATCGATCTCAGCCCCACCGCGGAGGAGGAGCAGTCGCGCGGCGTCTACGCCTGGCAGCGCTGA
- a CDS encoding fumarylacetoacetate hydrolase family protein, whose amino-acid sequence MPTKETTPFQVTPGKIIAVHLSYASRAAQRGRTPASPSYFLKPTSSLSASGSTVERPAGTELLAFEGEIALVIGEPAHQVSVNEAWNHVAWVTASNDWGLYDLRSNDKGSNLRNKGRDGYTPVGPELIDARTIDPAALRVRAWRNGELVQDDTSGAMIFPFSQLIADLSQHLTLETGDVILTGTPAGSSVALPGDVIEVEVDAPTVDGAPSTGRLVSRVVEGPGAFDPALGSLPSVDDHQREEAWGSREAAGLGEPGPALSPALRAKLLETPVAGLSQQLRKRGLNNVAIDGVRPSVPGTKMVGVAKTLRFVPNREDLFRSHGGGFNAQKRVFDSVGEGEVIVIEARGERGSGTLGDVLALRAQVRGAAGVVTDGGVRDYVTVAETGLPVFSQGPHPAVLGRKHVPWDSDLTISCGGATVQPGDIIVGDDDGVIVLPPSLAEEVADAALAQEAEDAWIARQVADGHPVDGLFPLNAEWRARFEADHGTGE is encoded by the coding sequence GTGCCGACCAAGGAAACCACGCCGTTTCAGGTGACTCCCGGCAAGATCATCGCCGTGCATCTGAGCTATGCGTCGCGTGCCGCGCAGCGCGGCCGGACACCCGCTTCGCCTTCCTACTTCCTCAAACCGACGAGCTCCCTGAGCGCCTCCGGCAGCACCGTGGAGCGGCCCGCCGGCACCGAACTGCTCGCTTTCGAAGGCGAGATCGCGCTCGTCATCGGTGAGCCCGCGCACCAGGTCTCCGTGAATGAGGCCTGGAACCACGTCGCCTGGGTGACGGCGTCGAATGACTGGGGCCTGTACGACCTCCGGTCCAATGACAAGGGCTCCAATCTGCGGAACAAGGGACGGGACGGCTACACGCCCGTGGGTCCCGAGCTGATCGACGCGCGCACGATCGACCCCGCCGCCCTCCGCGTCCGGGCCTGGCGCAATGGCGAGCTGGTTCAGGACGACACTTCGGGCGCCATGATCTTCCCGTTCTCGCAGCTGATCGCCGATCTCTCCCAGCACCTCACCCTCGAGACCGGCGACGTGATCCTCACCGGCACCCCGGCGGGCTCCTCCGTGGCCCTGCCGGGCGATGTCATCGAGGTCGAGGTGGACGCACCCACGGTGGACGGCGCCCCGTCCACCGGACGCCTCGTCTCCCGCGTAGTCGAGGGCCCGGGCGCCTTCGACCCCGCCCTCGGCTCGCTGCCCTCCGTGGACGACCACCAGCGCGAAGAGGCCTGGGGCTCCCGTGAAGCCGCCGGTCTCGGCGAACCCGGCCCCGCCCTCTCCCCCGCCCTGCGCGCCAAGCTGCTGGAGACCCCGGTAGCGGGCCTTTCGCAGCAGCTGCGCAAGCGCGGCCTGAATAATGTGGCGATCGACGGCGTGCGGCCCTCCGTGCCCGGCACCAAGATGGTGGGCGTCGCGAAGACGCTCCGCTTCGTCCCGAACCGCGAGGACCTCTTCCGCAGCCACGGCGGCGGCTTCAACGCCCAGAAGCGCGTTTTCGACAGCGTCGGCGAAGGCGAGGTCATCGTCATCGAGGCCCGCGGTGAGCGCGGCTCCGGCACGCTCGGGGACGTGCTCGCGCTGCGCGCCCAGGTCCGGGGAGCGGCCGGCGTCGTGACCGACGGCGGCGTGCGAGACTACGTCACGGTGGCGGAGACCGGCCTCCCGGTCTTCAGCCAGGGCCCCCACCCCGCGGTCCTCGGGCGCAAGCACGTGCCGTGGGACAGCGATCTGACCATCTCCTGCGGCGGTGCCACCGTCCAGCCCGGCGACATCATCGTCGGCGACGACGACGGCGTGATCGTCCTGCCGCCGTCGCTCGCCGAAGAGGTGGCGGACGCGGCCCTGGCCCAGGAAGCGGAGGACGCCTGGATCGCGCGTCAGGTGGCCGACGGTCATCCCGTGGACGGGCTGTTCCCCCTGAACGCCGAGTGGCGGGCCCGCTTCGAGGCCGACCACGGCACGGGAGAATGA
- a CDS encoding GntR family transcriptional regulator, which yields MSSTVTSLSKSQIAYEWIRERIARHEFGPGYRLVLGSIASSLDMSVVPVREAVRRLEAEGLVEFERNVGARVTLVDEQEYVHTMQTLGVVEGVATSLSAPHLGSIDLDRAAEMNERLRRLLDDFDPHLFTVVNQQFHTVLFEPCPNPHILDLVHRGWARMAGVRDSTFSFIPGRARESVEEHDHIIELIRSNASPLEIEMAARDHRWATMNAYLAQRHPGDGHTA from the coding sequence ATGAGCAGCACCGTGACCTCCCTCAGCAAGTCCCAGATCGCCTACGAGTGGATCCGCGAGCGCATCGCCCGCCACGAGTTCGGGCCCGGTTACCGGCTCGTGCTCGGGTCGATCGCCTCCTCCCTGGACATGAGTGTGGTCCCGGTCCGCGAAGCCGTGCGGCGTCTCGAAGCCGAGGGACTCGTGGAGTTCGAACGCAATGTCGGCGCCCGCGTGACGCTCGTGGATGAGCAGGAGTACGTCCACACCATGCAGACGCTCGGCGTCGTGGAAGGTGTCGCGACCTCGCTGTCCGCACCACACCTCGGCTCGATCGACCTGGACCGGGCGGCGGAGATGAACGAACGCCTGCGCCGGCTCCTCGACGACTTCGACCCCCACCTCTTCACCGTGGTGAACCAGCAGTTCCACACCGTACTGTTCGAGCCCTGCCCGAATCCGCACATCCTGGACCTCGTGCACCGGGGCTGGGCCCGCATGGCCGGGGTCCGCGATTCCACCTTCTCCTTCATCCCCGGCCGCGCCCGCGAGTCGGTGGAGGAACACGACCACATCATCGAGCTCATCCGGAGCAACGCCAGCCCTCTCGAGATCGAGATGGCCGCCCGCGACCACCGCTGGGCCACGATGAACGCCTACCTCGCCCAACGCCATCCCGGCGACGGGCACACCGCCTGA
- the hpaE gene encoding 5-carboxymethyl-2-hydroxymuconate semialdehyde dehydrogenase, with product MTSPALDQRHVPADLPERIRHYIDGEFVDSLDGDTFDVLEPVSNESYVTAAAGKKADIDRAVAAARRAFTEGPWPRMLPRERSRILHRIADIVESRDQRLAELESFDSGLPITQALGQARRAAENFRFFADLIVAQADDTFKVPGRQINYVNRKPIGVAGLITPWNTPFMLESWKLGPALATGNTVVLKPAEFTPLSASLWAGIFEEAGLPKGVFNLVNGLGEDAGDALVKHPDVPLISFTGESRTGQIIFGNAAPFLKGLSMELGGKSPAVVFDDADLDAAIDATIFGVFSLNGERCTAGSRILVQRGIYDEFVERYAAQAQRVKVGYPHDPATEVGALVHPEHFEKVMGYIEIGKGEGRLVAGGGQPEGFAFGNFVAPTVFADVAPDARIFQEEIFGPVVAITPFDTEEEALALANDTKYGLAAYVWTNDLKRAHNFSQAVEAGMVWLNSNNVRDLRTPFGGVKASGLGHEGGYRSIDFYTDQQAVHITLGKVHNPTFGKA from the coding sequence ATGACCTCACCCGCCCTCGATCAGCGGCACGTCCCCGCGGATCTCCCCGAGCGCATCCGTCACTACATCGACGGGGAATTCGTCGACTCTCTCGACGGAGACACCTTCGACGTCCTCGAACCCGTCTCCAACGAAAGCTACGTCACCGCAGCGGCGGGCAAGAAGGCCGACATCGACCGCGCCGTCGCGGCCGCCCGTCGTGCCTTCACCGAGGGGCCGTGGCCCCGTATGCTCCCCCGCGAGCGCTCCCGGATCCTGCACCGCATCGCGGACATCGTCGAGTCCCGGGATCAGCGCCTCGCGGAGCTGGAGTCCTTCGACTCCGGCCTGCCCATCACGCAGGCTCTCGGCCAGGCCCGCCGCGCCGCGGAGAACTTCCGCTTCTTCGCGGACCTGATCGTGGCGCAGGCCGATGACACCTTCAAGGTCCCCGGACGCCAGATCAACTACGTGAACCGCAAGCCGATCGGCGTCGCCGGGCTCATCACGCCGTGGAACACCCCGTTCATGCTGGAGAGCTGGAAACTCGGCCCCGCCCTGGCCACCGGCAACACCGTGGTGCTCAAGCCGGCCGAGTTCACCCCGCTCTCCGCGTCCCTCTGGGCCGGCATCTTCGAGGAGGCCGGCCTGCCAAAGGGTGTGTTCAACCTCGTCAACGGGCTCGGCGAGGACGCCGGCGACGCCCTGGTGAAGCACCCGGACGTGCCCCTCATCTCCTTCACGGGCGAGAGCCGCACCGGCCAGATCATCTTCGGCAACGCCGCGCCGTTCCTGAAGGGCCTGTCCATGGAACTGGGCGGCAAGAGCCCGGCCGTGGTGTTCGACGACGCCGATCTGGACGCCGCGATCGACGCCACGATCTTCGGTGTCTTCTCCCTGAACGGCGAGCGCTGCACCGCCGGCTCGCGCATCCTGGTCCAGCGCGGCATCTACGACGAATTCGTGGAGCGCTACGCCGCCCAGGCCCAGCGGGTCAAGGTCGGCTATCCGCACGATCCCGCCACGGAGGTCGGCGCGCTGGTGCACCCCGAGCACTTCGAAAAGGTCATGGGCTACATCGAGATCGGCAAGGGTGAGGGCCGCCTCGTGGCCGGCGGCGGGCAGCCGGAAGGCTTCGCCTTCGGCAACTTCGTGGCGCCGACCGTGTTCGCCGACGTCGCTCCGGACGCCCGGATCTTCCAGGAGGAGATCTTCGGACCGGTCGTGGCGATCACCCCCTTCGACACGGAGGAGGAGGCGCTCGCGCTGGCCAACGACACCAAGTACGGCCTGGCAGCCTACGTGTGGACGAACGATCTGAAGCGCGCCCACAACTTCTCGCAGGCCGTGGAGGCCGGCATGGTCTGGCTGAACTCGAACAACGTCCGCGATCTGCGCACCCCCTTCGGCGGCGTCAAGGCCTCCGGTCTCGGCCACGAGGGCGGCTACCGTTCGATCGACTTCTACACCGACCAGCAGGCCGTGCACATCACGCTCGGCAAGGTCCACAACCCGACCTTCGGCAAAGCCTGA
- the hpaD gene encoding 3,4-dihydroxyphenylacetate 2,3-dioxygenase, protein MTHLDDRTLTSSGFYVSQEAPIHATDPVTTPTSPAPDILRCAYMDLVVTDLAASRVFYVDVLGLHVTEEDKDAIYLRSTEEFIHHNLVLRKGPVAAVAAFSYRVRTPEDLDRAVAFYTELGCRVERRPEGFVKGIGDSVRVEDPLGFPYEFFHQTDHVERLSWRYDLQTPGELVRLDHFNQVTPDVPRAVRHYQDLGFRVTEDIQDEDGVVYAAWMRRKPTVHDTAATGGDGPRMHHVAFATHEKHNILAICDKLGALRRSDAIERGPGRHGVSNAFYLYLRDPDGHRVEIYTQDYYTGDPDNPVITWDVHDNQRRDWWGNPVVPSWYTEASLVLDLDGNPQPVVARTDASEMAVTIGADGFSYTRPDDQDAMPEWKQGEYKLGHQL, encoded by the coding sequence ATGACGCATCTGGATGACCGCACCCTCACCTCCTCCGGCTTCTACGTGAGCCAGGAGGCCCCGATCCACGCCACGGACCCCGTGACCACGCCGACCTCCCCCGCTCCGGACATCCTCCGCTGCGCGTACATGGACCTCGTGGTCACGGACCTGGCGGCTTCGCGGGTCTTCTACGTTGACGTGCTCGGCCTGCATGTGACGGAGGAGGACAAGGACGCGATCTACCTGCGCTCCACCGAGGAGTTCATCCACCACAATCTGGTGCTGCGCAAGGGACCCGTGGCCGCCGTCGCCGCCTTCTCCTACCGTGTCCGCACACCGGAGGACCTGGACCGCGCGGTCGCGTTCTACACGGAGCTCGGCTGCCGGGTGGAGCGCCGCCCGGAGGGCTTCGTCAAGGGAATCGGCGACTCGGTCCGCGTGGAGGATCCCCTGGGCTTCCCGTACGAGTTCTTCCACCAGACCGACCACGTGGAGCGGCTGTCCTGGCGTTACGACCTCCAGACGCCGGGCGAGCTGGTCCGGCTGGACCACTTCAACCAGGTCACCCCGGATGTCCCCCGCGCCGTCCGGCACTACCAGGATCTGGGTTTCCGGGTCACCGAGGACATCCAGGACGAGGACGGGGTGGTCTACGCCGCCTGGATGCGCCGCAAGCCGACCGTTCATGACACGGCCGCCACGGGCGGCGACGGTCCCCGCATGCATCACGTGGCTTTCGCGACGCACGAGAAGCACAACATCCTGGCGATCTGTGACAAGCTCGGTGCCCTGCGCCGCAGCGACGCGATCGAGCGCGGTCCGGGCCGGCATGGCGTGTCCAACGCCTTCTACCTGTACCTGCGCGATCCCGACGGGCACCGGGTGGAGATCTACACCCAGGACTACTACACGGGAGATCCGGACAACCCCGTCATCACGTGGGATGTGCACGACAACCAGCGGCGTGACTGGTGGGGCAATCCCGTGGTGCCCAGCTGGTACACCGAGGCGTCGCTCGTCCTGGACCTGGACGGGAACCCGCAGCCCGTCGTCGCGCGCACGGATGCGAGCGAGATGGCCGTGACCATCGGCGCGGACGGTTTCTCCTACACCCGCCCGGATGACCAGGACGCCATGCCCGAATGGAAGCAGGGCGAGTACAAGCTGGGTCACCAGCTCTAG
- the hpaH gene encoding 2-oxo-hept-4-ene-1,7-dioate hydratase, with protein MLDDSTISRLAEELADAERDRAVIPRITARHPEATVDDSYAIQRVWQEKNLAAGRRLVGRKIGLTSKAMQQATGISEPDYGVMFDDTVWENGSVLPFDAYSNVRIEVELAFVLNAPLEGPHCTVMDVLRATEYVTPALEVLNSHLELEGRTIVDTISDNAAYGGMVLGGNPTKPDAIDLRWVSALLYRNETIEETGVSAGVLNHPATGVAWLANKLHHHGDRLEAGEIILAGSFTRPVWISRGDSVLCDYGPLGTISCRFL; from the coding sequence ATGCTCGACGACAGCACGATCAGCCGGCTCGCGGAGGAACTCGCCGACGCCGAACGCGACCGTGCGGTGATCCCCCGGATCACCGCACGGCACCCCGAGGCGACGGTCGACGATTCGTACGCCATCCAGCGGGTCTGGCAGGAGAAGAACCTGGCTGCGGGCCGCCGGCTGGTGGGCCGCAAGATCGGGCTCACCTCCAAGGCAATGCAGCAGGCCACCGGGATCTCGGAGCCCGATTACGGCGTGATGTTCGATGACACCGTGTGGGAGAACGGCTCCGTCCTGCCCTTCGACGCGTACTCGAATGTGCGGATCGAGGTGGAGCTGGCCTTCGTGCTCAACGCGCCTCTGGAAGGACCGCACTGCACGGTCATGGACGTCCTCCGGGCCACGGAGTACGTCACCCCGGCGCTGGAGGTGCTGAACTCCCACCTTGAGCTGGAGGGGCGCACGATCGTGGACACCATCAGCGACAACGCCGCCTACGGTGGCATGGTCCTCGGCGGGAATCCCACCAAGCCGGACGCGATCGACCTGCGCTGGGTGTCCGCCCTGCTGTACCGCAATGAGACCATCGAGGAGACCGGCGTCTCCGCGGGCGTCCTCAACCATCCGGCCACGGGCGTCGCGTGGCTCGCGAACAAGCTGCACCACCACGGAGACCGGCTGGAGGCCGGGGAGATCATCCTGGCCGGGTCCTTCACCCGGCCCGTCTGGATCTCCCGGGGCGACAGCGTGCTCTGCGACTACGGACCGTTGGGAACCATCTCATGCCGCTTCCTCTGA